The Kribbella shirazensis genomic interval GTCGATCGCGCCGACCCCGATCCGGCGGATGTCGCGGACCTTGGTGATCAGGTGCTGGATCACCTCGGCCTGCACCTGCCGGCGCACCGGGTCGTACCCGAACCCGGTCCCGACCAGGGCCTGGCTCAGGTCGGTCGCCCCCGACACCTGGATCGGCTTGCCGTCGGCGAACGCGCCACCGCCCAGCGTCGCGGTGAACACCTCGCCCTTCGGCGCGTCCACCACCACGCCCGCGACGGTCTCCCCGCCGTACTCGACCGCGATCGAGACGGCGTACGTCGGGAGGTCGTAGAGATAGTTGACCGTGCCGTCGATCGGGTCGACGACCCAGCGCACCCCGCTGGTGCCGACCACGTCGTCGCCCTCCTCACCGAGGAACGAGTCGTCCGGCCGGGCCTGCAGCACGCGCGCCCGGATCAGCTCCTCGGACTCGCGGTCGACCGCGGTCACGACGTCGGTGAGCGTGCTCTTGGTGTCGGCGACCGTGATCGTGCCGCGGCGGCGTTCGACGATCAGGTGCGCCGCCTCCTCCGCCACCTCGACGGCCAGCTTGAGCAGGTCCTGCGGGCTTTCCGGGGAGGAGGTCATACGGCTTCCTTCTGAGGAGTGGGTCGGCGCAGCGGTGGGCAGCAGTCGTGGCGGCAGTCGT includes:
- a CDS encoding inositol monophosphatase family protein, with product MTSSPESPQDLLKLAVEVAEEAAHLIVERRRGTITVADTKSTLTDVVTAVDRESEELIRARVLQARPDDSFLGEEGDDVVGTSGVRWVVDPIDGTVNYLYDLPTYAVSIAVEYGGETVAGVVVDAPKGEVFTATLGGGAFADGKPIQVSGATDLSQALVGTGFGYDPVRRQVQAEVIQHLITKVRDIRRIGVGAIDLCYVACGRLDAVFERGLNPWDYGAGALIAAEAGARVGGLNGAPVSPEMSIAASPELFGPFHDLLAAANPLRA